AAAGATAAAGATCTGGAACAGATATATGAAAGAATAGGCGAGCTGTTAAGTAAAAAGTTTGGTTTAAAACAGTTTTGTATTTATGAAATTAATAAAAAAGATGGAAAGCGTTTTATTCGCTTTGAAAAAGAGTATGAGCAAATCTGTCCAAAAGCAGATGATGATATTACGCTTTGTCGTGCATATCGTATAAAAGAACCTGTCTATTCAAACAATATTATAGATGTTTGTAGTGCAGTTGATAAAAAAGAGTATAAATATATCTGTATACCATTGATATTAAGCGAAGATGTAGTGATTGTAGTTAATATCATTACAAAAGATGAAAAAGAGTTTGAAGAGATTAAAGGAAAAATCGAAACACTTCAAAACTACCTTACTATCTCCAAAGTCTCTTTGCAAACGAAGCTTTTGATGCAAGAGTTGCAAAATCAAAGTTTGATTGACAGAATGACAGGTGCATACAATAGACGCTATTTAGATATTTTTATGAAAAAAAATGTTCCTCAAGCGCTTAGAGCCAATGTAGCATATACTATAATGATGCTCGATATTGATCACTTTAAAATGGTAAATGATACATATGGGCACGATGCAGGGGATAAAGTGATTAAAACACTTGTTGATACCATTAAAGAAAATATTAGAAAATCTGATGTAGTCGTTCGATTTGGTGGTGAAGAATTTTTAGTGCTTCTATATAATTGCCATAAAGAGGATGGTCTACAAATAGCAGAAAATATAAGAAAGAGCTTTGCTAGTAAAAGAATTGATGTGGGAGATGAGAAGATTCATAAAACTGTAAGTATCGGACTGTGTGAATTTCCAAAAGATACAAAACAGTTTTGGCATGCAATAAAATTGGCCGATATGGCACTTTACCAAGCAAAAGAAAATGGTCGAAACAAAGTTGTAGTATGTGATTCAATCACAGCCGAGGAAATGAAAGAGTATTGATTACTTTTTCTCATTTAAAAGAGATTGTATGAAATTTCGAAGATCGTGATAAACGAAAAACTCTTTCATTCCTTTTATCTTTCCGCCACTGGCATTTGGGTGTCCTCCACCTCCGGCAATTGCTTCTGCCATTTTGGATACATCGATTTTGTTGTCTGCTCGTAAACTAAAAGTTCCTCTTGGACTTACATTCATGAAAAAGTGGAAATAGGGATTTGCTTTTAAAAAGGCATTTCCGACAATGGAACTATTTTGAATACCAAAGGTTAAAATACCTTTGGATCCTTGATATTCTATAGACATCTCATCACTTTTGATCGTTAAGAGATTGACGATAAAGGATGTCAAAAGATTGTCAAAAGTATCATTGTGATCTTTTTGAAAAAAAGATTTTTTGATAGAACAGATCGCTTCATCCAAAAGAATATGACCATTATCTTGATGAAGATACTTTAGGGCTTGTTGAAGCATAAAATGTTTATATGCGATATTTTCTGCATTGAATGTAAGCCTGCTAATCTCTTTTGCTTCATCAATCAGTCGCATTAGCACTTTTCCCATCTCAAATGCCGGATCATCTTGGAACCAGATATCGACAGCATTGACCGATTTGATCAAATTTTCAAGATTTTGTGGTCGATTGAAATATTCATAGGTAATGAGTGAAGCGGATTTTGTGACGTCCAGATGGTACCAGTGAAACTGCTGAGAGGTTTCAAGTCCTGATATATGGTGATCAAGAAGTTGCAATTTGAGATTTGAAAACTGTTTTGTTTTTTCTTGCAAAAATGTCGCCTCTTCGTCAGAGAGATTAAGATCGGTTATTAGGAAAAAATACTCTTTGGTAGGATCCTCTTCCATTTTTTTAATAATTTCATCGATTCGAACCATAATCTCGTCGCCATAGTTGGCATTAGTGAAAAATCCTTCAGGATAGATCTGTTTTGTGATGAACTGACAGGTATATCCATCCAGGTCAGTGTGGGAAAGATGAAAAAAATGCATGTTTACTCCATTAAATCTTGTAGTGTCAACTCTTCTAAAAAGTCGTCGACTCGTGTTTGCAGTTTATTAAGAAAGGGCCAAAGAGTACAAAAATCTCCTTTGTTACTTGGACAGCAGGCCTGATCGCTGGAACAGTCAAATATATTGACACCTTTTCCTTCGGCAGCGGTAGAGATCTCTTTGATAGATAGTTGATTGGCTGGTCTAGCCAATTGGAATCCCCCGGAAGCCCCTTTGTATGATTTTAAAATATCCTGTTTGGCCAGGGCTTGTAAAATTTTGGCAAGAAAGCTTCTTGAAATATTGAGACGTCTGGAAAGATAATCTGTACCCAACGGCCTCTCTTCTTTAGCTATGACCACCAGTGCCAAAAGGGCATATTCTGTTGCACGTGTAAAAAGCATTCTTGATCCTGAATTTTTTTGTAAATTATACTAAATTTCTCCCATTTAAAAGCTTTAAAGGCAAAAGAATAAAAAGAAGTTATATATATAGTTTTTTTGAATTTGTTATAATCAAAATAAAAAGGCTTTTATGGAAATAGAGTTTAATGAAGATACAAGTGTAAAACCATTTAACTCTGTTATCCATTTGCAAATAGGCTTAATAAGCTTTCGAGGTTATTTTTAGGTCGTTTCAAAAAGCAGTGTAAAAAAGATAAGCATTTAATAAGAGTGAGGAATAAAATTTAAATTGTTTATCTAGATAGCAACAAGGCAAAAGGCTATAAACTGCAAAATACAAAATTTGTACAAAGTAGAGAATTTTAGTGATGAAACCTATACATTTGAGATAGAGTATCCTATAGAAATTCGATTTAAGTTTTGTTTGGTGCAATAGTTTGCATTGAGAAATTTTTTAGATATAATAACGCTTTAAAATTTAGACCAATCAGGAGGCTACTATGGCTTTGGATTCGGCGAAAAAACAAGAGATTATCTCTAAATTCGCAGAGCATGAAGGTGACACGGGAAGTCCTGCTGTCCAGATCGCACTTTTGAGTGAAAGAATCAGTTATTTGACTGAACACTTGAAAGAGCATAAAAAAGATCACTCATCAAGACTTGGACTTTTGAAACTTGTTGGACAGAGAAAAAGACTGCTCAACTATCTCAAAAGAAAAGATTACGATAAATATACACAAGTGATCAAAGAACTCGGAATCAGAGGGTAACCTCTCCTTCCGATTAGTCTCTCCGTAGCTTCACACCATTCTTTTATTTTTATAAAAATTTTCCATTCATATAAAACTTTGTTTCCAAATTTATATATTCATGCCAAAATAGTTTCCTGTACTAGGATTTTGTTTTACAAAAATAATTTATATAAATTTATTAGCTTAATAAACTTGACAATAATACACTCAATAGTATATAATACAATCAGCAAATTTAGAAAAAGAGTGCTAAAATGGATAAAAAAGAGATAGTGCTAGAGGGCGTTATAGAAGAGTATATAAAAAAACATGCTCCGGTGAGTTCAAAAGCTCTTCAAGAACGTCTTTCGATTACTATTTCGAGCGCTACGATACGGTATTATTTTAAGCAACTGACTGATCAGGGATATTTACAAAAAGAGCATGTAAGCAGTGGCCGTATTCCTACACCTTTATCTTTAAAACGGTTTTGGCAAAATAGATTGGGAAAAAAGCATATTCAATTGCGCAGTAGTGAAACATTAAAAAATGTTCAAAATGATGAAATCTTTTGTGAATATCTTATTTATGAAAATATCCATTTACGTTCCATAGAAAATTATAAAAACAGATATATCATAGCACTATTCGATAATCAAAAAGAGTATTTGATACCCTATAACGAAAAACTAGAAGAGTTTCTTGCAAATCATATCGATTTGGACCTTGAATCACTTTATAAACTTTTGGATGCAGTGGGACTTGTCGGACTTGCATCGG
This region of Nitratiruptor sp. YY08-10 genomic DNA includes:
- a CDS encoding sensor domain-containing diguanylate cyclase, translating into MRKKFNYMLIVFVVSVFIPVAMLLVYSFRHFSIDFSKDKAYVIAKLTRDGLTTHMENGIMDKRAEFLAKIKELRGVKELRVLRSKNVDKQFGKSFESYQKLSPLEKEVLQTGKEKDELIEDANKVELKVVIPYIASAYNKPNCLKCHKAKEGEVLGAISMDFDITDVRDYVIGIILKIVAIILILTIIALFFLNRHLNAYITFFENLKNVMRHAYNGEYNYRLPASNEKEIQEVFKWINTLMDKIENNLQRIATAVHSFVHYNSKKKDPLHMVTDLVEELSNIYNFKNIIDKDKDLEQIYERIGELLSKKFGLKQFCIYEINKKDGKRFIRFEKEYEQICPKADDDITLCRAYRIKEPVYSNNIIDVCSAVDKKEYKYICIPLILSEDVVIVVNIITKDEKEFEEIKGKIETLQNYLTISKVSLQTKLLMQELQNQSLIDRMTGAYNRRYLDIFMKKNVPQALRANVAYTIMMLDIDHFKMVNDTYGHDAGDKVIKTLVDTIKENIRKSDVVVRFGGEEFLVLLYNCHKEDGLQIAENIRKSFASKRIDVGDEKIHKTVSIGLCEFPKDTKQFWHAIKLADMALYQAKENGRNKVVVCDSITAEEMKEY
- a CDS encoding DHH family phosphoesterase, with the translated sequence MHFFHLSHTDLDGYTCQFITKQIYPEGFFTNANYGDEIMVRIDEIIKKMEEDPTKEYFFLITDLNLSDEEATFLQEKTKQFSNLKLQLLDHHISGLETSQQFHWYHLDVTKSASLITYEYFNRPQNLENLIKSVNAVDIWFQDDPAFEMGKVLMRLIDEAKEISRLTFNAENIAYKHFMLQQALKYLHQDNGHILLDEAICSIKKSFFQKDHNDTFDNLLTSFIVNLLTIKSDEMSIEYQGSKGILTFGIQNSSIVGNAFLKANPYFHFFMNVSPRGTFSLRADNKIDVSKMAEAIAGGGGHPNASGGKIKGMKEFFVYHDLRNFIQSLLNEKK
- a CDS encoding Rrf2 family transcriptional regulator, which gives rise to MLFTRATEYALLALVVIAKEERPLGTDYLSRRLNISRSFLAKILQALAKQDILKSYKGASGGFQLARPANQLSIKEISTAAEGKGVNIFDCSSDQACCPSNKGDFCTLWPFLNKLQTRVDDFLEELTLQDLME
- the rpsO gene encoding 30S ribosomal protein S15 translates to MALDSAKKQEIISKFAEHEGDTGSPAVQIALLSERISYLTEHLKEHKKDHSSRLGLLKLVGQRKRLLNYLKRKDYDKYTQVIKELGIRG